From the Winogradskyella forsetii genome, the window CATAACCCAAACGGTTTAAAGCATTTTGAACTGAACGAATATTGCCAGCGTTGTATTTTATGATTGCAATCATTTTGACTTACGATTTTAGATTTACGATTTATGAATTTTAGTTTATGATAACAATTATTTATTTCTCAATTTTCGTCCCGTGAGGGACTTTATATGGGTAATAACTTGTAATACTCATGGTAAAGTGTGCCTTTAGGTACACCATATGCAATACCTAAAGGCATTGTGAGTAAAAAACTAAAGTTTTTTTACCCATATTTTGTCCATAAATGGACAATTTACGATTAAAAATAGATTGCGAAACCAACCATTTAAATGTCTCTCTTGCATCGATTTTTTCATGAACTATTATTTGTTTCATCTGATACTTTAATTAAATCTGATATCGTAATTCAAAAATCAAAAATCATAAACTTCCTTTCGTACTTGGAATGGAAAAATTATTCGTTTTTGAAACAGCCATTTTTATTGCTTTTGCAAAAGCCTTGAAAATGGATTCAATTTTGTGATGTTCGTTATCGCCTTCGGCTTTAATATTCAGGTTACATTTTGAGGCATCACTAAAGGATTTAAAAAAGTGCATAAACATTTCGGTTGGCATTTCGCCAATCATTTCACGTTTAAATTCAGGCTCCCAAACCAACCAAGGTCGTCCGCCAAAATCAATGGCAACTTGCGCCAGACAATCATCCATTGGCAATAAAAAACCATAGCGTTCAATGCCACGTTTGCTTCCTAAGGCTTTAATAAAAGCTTCTCCAAATGTTATGGCAACATCTTCTATGGTGTGGTGTTCGTCTATTTCTAAATCACCTTCAACCTTTACAATTAAATCGATATTTCCATGTTTTGAAATTTGTTCTAACATGTGGTCGAAGAAGCCCAAGCCTGTAGAAATATTACTTTTTCCAGAGCCGTCTAGATTGATTTCAACTTCAATATCCGTTTCATTGGTTTTTCTCACCACAGTAGCCGTTCTGGGAATCGCTTTTAGATAATTGTAAATTTCCTCCCAAGAGGTGGTGTTTAAAATGGCATCATCGCTGCCTTCTTCATTTATATAAATGCCTTTGCTTCCAAGATTTTTTGCCAACTCGATATCAGTTGCGCGGTCGCCAATGACATAAGAATTCTTTAAATCGTAATTCCCATGAATGTATTTTCCTAATAATCCTGTTCTTGGTTTTCTGGTTGGTGCATTATCTTCTGGGAAACTCTTATCGATTAAAATTTCCGAAAATTCCACACCTTCATTTTTAAAAGCTTGAATGATTTTGTTCTGTGCTGGCCAA encodes:
- the hisB gene encoding bifunctional histidinol-phosphatase/imidazoleglycerol-phosphate dehydratase HisB, with amino-acid sequence MKKVLFIDRDGTLAIEPPIDFQLDSLEKLEFYPGVFQWLSRIAKELDYELVMVTNQDGLGTDSFPEDTFWPAQNKIIQAFKNEGVEFSEILIDKSFPEDNAPTRKPRTGLLGKYIHGNYDLKNSYVIGDRATDIELAKNLGSKGIYINEEGSDDAILNTTSWEEIYNYLKAIPRTATVVRKTNETDIEVEINLDGSGKSNISTGLGFFDHMLEQISKHGNIDLIVKVEGDLEIDEHHTIEDVAITFGEAFIKALGSKRGIERYGFLLPMDDCLAQVAIDFGGRPWLVWEPEFKREMIGEMPTEMFMHFFKSFSDASKCNLNIKAEGDNEHHKIESIFKAFAKAIKMAVSKTNNFSIPSTKGSL